The following proteins come from a genomic window of Oceanispirochaeta sp.:
- a CDS encoding OmpH family outer membrane protein, with the protein MKKILLIILLSLAAIPVFSETITKVAVLDYSRILSAFYKDSQAVRELEEMKNQFQQESNRIQSEISLLEERKLNAENDGNNTKALELDNQIFEKKKFMRDYIRVKNSQLTELNKNLSQNNALVREIIQEVEFVAESGGYSIVLKKTDPNLLWWNFEVDITEQVLQRLMTKMR; encoded by the coding sequence ATGAAAAAAATATTATTGATCATATTATTGTCACTGGCAGCAATCCCTGTTTTCAGTGAAACAATCACGAAGGTGGCCGTTTTGGATTATTCCAGAATTCTTTCTGCCTTTTACAAAGATTCTCAAGCCGTCAGAGAGCTGGAAGAAATGAAAAACCAGTTTCAGCAGGAGAGCAACCGTATTCAGAGTGAAATAAGTCTTCTGGAAGAGCGGAAACTGAATGCCGAGAATGATGGTAATAATACAAAAGCTCTGGAACTTGATAACCAGATTTTTGAAAAGAAAAAATTTATGCGAGACTATATTCGCGTTAAAAACAGCCAGTTGACCGAACTGAATAAAAATTTGAGTCAGAATAACGCCCTGGTAAGAGAGATCATTCAAGAGGTCGAATTTGTTGCAGAAAGCGGTGGTTATTCCATTGTCCTGAAAAAAACAGATCCCAATCTGCTCTGGTGGAATTTTGAAGTAGACATTACGGAACAGGTGCTGCAGAGACTCATGACCAAAATGCGCTGA
- the bamA gene encoding outer membrane protein assembly factor BamA: MLNKRWTVFLLLIILGTVTLTAQTTEDWYVNKQIVDIRFTGLNAVSETELNGIVRPYIARKFTDSLSWEIQGKLYALEYFDLILPQVLPGDDSSNTVIIEFQFKEKPVVNEIIFTGNNRVRKGELNDTILLAKGDMVNKSSIRFDAQALKSLYIENGFVDAEVTSNIEINEENNTASVVFDIQEGSQTTIKEIRFVGNDRHVTTKTLMILMTTKAQTLFNKGILLENELQEDVRLIETYYADRGFIDAEVREINKDIVRDEEKEVNNLIITLVIYEGEAYTFGGVKFLGNSLYTTEELQAIITQKPAKVFNKTRFQFDYQKVTDLYYENGYIYNNFSLEENRNDDEKTVSYVIDIVERDRAHIENIVIRGNDKTKDVVITRELPFEVGDVFSKTKVMQGVRNLYNTQYFSVVEPQTYPGSEDGLMDLVVDIEEGKTADIIFGLSFSGGQDFPLAGNIKWNDRNFMGTGRALGVDSIFSPDSQSVSLQFSDPRVFNTKWGAGVDLTYRHANRKRIYQDLNGDGVVDPYVDDSDFSNSSKIVPTDYLMDYSTHYISSGLNTGYTWNTGIGRWNLYSGVRGGLEYVEYDNEINRPWSQSIRDNYESWKYHDSLWLKGAWDTRDYVGSPSKGFILSQTTTVAGITNISSKNYMKSVSRGEVNFTLLNIPTSDTFTLKSVLSIKSAFSYLMPKPWNPIPIDPQEDGFYADGMFVARGWYPESDGQSLWDNTLTVKFPLIPNVLAYDFFLDSVGLWKSKELLGEAQLSNMKFSLGTGIRFDNPQFPIGLYLVKKFQFNENGSINWNPEPDSVEFQNGNLDLVISFGIDIY, translated from the coding sequence ATGCTTAACAAGAGATGGACTGTGTTCCTGCTGCTTATTATTCTGGGAACAGTTACACTGACTGCGCAGACTACTGAAGATTGGTATGTGAATAAACAGATTGTAGATATACGTTTTACAGGATTGAATGCTGTTTCCGAAACAGAATTGAATGGAATTGTCAGACCCTATATTGCACGAAAATTTACAGACTCTCTTTCCTGGGAAATCCAGGGAAAATTGTATGCTCTGGAGTATTTTGATCTCATATTACCTCAGGTTCTACCCGGGGATGACAGTAGCAATACGGTTATCATTGAGTTCCAGTTCAAAGAGAAACCTGTCGTCAATGAAATCATCTTTACGGGAAACAACCGGGTGAGGAAAGGGGAACTGAATGACACAATTCTCCTGGCAAAAGGGGATATGGTCAACAAATCATCCATTCGTTTTGATGCTCAGGCTCTGAAATCACTGTATATTGAAAATGGATTTGTTGATGCCGAAGTCACGAGTAATATTGAAATTAATGAAGAGAATAATACAGCTTCTGTTGTTTTTGATATTCAGGAAGGCTCCCAAACCACAATTAAAGAAATCCGTTTTGTCGGAAATGATCGGCATGTAACTACCAAGACTCTTATGATACTTATGACAACCAAGGCTCAAACACTTTTTAATAAGGGTATCCTGCTGGAAAATGAGCTTCAGGAAGATGTCAGGCTTATTGAAACTTATTATGCAGACCGGGGATTTATAGACGCAGAGGTCCGGGAAATCAATAAAGATATTGTACGGGATGAAGAAAAAGAGGTTAATAACCTGATCATTACTCTTGTCATTTATGAGGGGGAGGCTTATACATTCGGTGGAGTTAAGTTCCTGGGAAATTCTCTTTACACTACTGAAGAGTTACAGGCTATTATCACTCAAAAACCAGCAAAGGTCTTTAATAAAACCAGATTTCAATTTGATTATCAGAAAGTGACCGATCTTTACTATGAAAATGGATATATTTACAATAACTTTTCCCTTGAAGAGAACAGAAATGATGATGAAAAGACCGTTTCCTATGTCATTGATATAGTCGAAAGAGACCGGGCTCATATCGAAAATATTGTCATCCGGGGCAATGATAAAACAAAGGATGTCGTCATAACCCGTGAGCTTCCTTTTGAAGTCGGGGATGTATTCAGTAAGACAAAAGTCATGCAGGGGGTGAGAAACCTCTACAATACCCAATACTTTTCTGTAGTCGAACCACAGACCTATCCTGGAAGTGAAGACGGACTAATGGATCTTGTTGTAGACATCGAAGAGGGGAAGACTGCCGATATCATCTTTGGTTTATCTTTTTCGGGAGGCCAGGATTTTCCTCTTGCCGGGAATATCAAGTGGAATGACCGGAACTTTATGGGTACCGGAAGAGCACTGGGTGTGGATTCAATCTTTTCTCCTGACAGCCAGAGTGTTTCCCTCCAGTTCTCTGACCCCCGTGTTTTCAATACAAAATGGGGCGCCGGTGTTGACCTGACCTACAGGCATGCAAACAGGAAGAGAATCTATCAGGACCTGAATGGAGACGGCGTTGTCGATCCCTATGTGGATGATTCTGATTTTTCCAATTCCAGCAAGATTGTTCCCACAGATTATCTTATGGATTATTCAACCCACTATATTTCTTCGGGTTTAAACACTGGTTATACCTGGAATACAGGCATAGGCCGCTGGAATCTGTATTCCGGAGTGCGGGGAGGTCTTGAATATGTTGAGTATGACAATGAAATCAACAGACCTTGGAGTCAGAGTATCCGAGACAACTATGAATCCTGGAAATACCATGACAGTCTCTGGTTGAAGGGTGCCTGGGATACAAGGGATTATGTGGGAAGCCCATCCAAAGGTTTTATACTCAGTCAGACAACGACGGTGGCAGGAATTACCAATATTTCAAGTAAAAACTATATGAAGTCTGTTTCCAGAGGAGAGGTGAATTTCACTCTCTTAAATATACCGACATCAGATACATTTACTTTGAAATCTGTGCTTTCAATTAAATCTGCTTTTTCCTATCTGATGCCCAAACCGTGGAATCCAATTCCTATCGATCCACAGGAAGATGGATTTTATGCCGATGGTATGTTTGTCGCCAGAGGCTGGTACCCCGAATCAGATGGTCAGTCACTCTGGGACAATACGCTCACAGTGAAGTTTCCCCTGATACCCAATGTGTTAGCTTATGATTTCTTTCTGGATTCGGTTGGATTATGGAAATCAAAAGAGCTACTTGGAGAGGCCCAGTTAAGCAATATGAAATTCAGTCTTGGAACGGGTATCCGATTTGATAACCCACAGTTCCCCATTGGTCTCTACCTGGTCAAGAAGTTTCAATTCAACGAAAATGGATCCATTAACTGGAACCCTGAACCTGACAGTGTCGAGTTCCAAAATGGAAATCTTGACCTTGTTATTTCCTTCGGGATAGATATTTATTGA
- a CDS encoding translocation/assembly module TamB domain-containing protein: MKGQTFLYHLLQIFLLILILLLGVSGYKTVSTRTMVLVEHMKTEMIGKIETQFAVRLKYAGISPSFLNSVILEDLNVYSRGESEPFLHIDRVKLYHNLIGFLFSQDTVLTSISASGVHLDLDLSHDRAFLDRVSSSGQGGDSFLDLNRVFTKFIRIRNWDAQFRSDLMTVECSGNNLSLRQLGDYLRVNLKGHLSYQTMKDEATLKYLTLDTELKGTIQNDLTAFALDSEFSDIDTNLAVLENQRLNIGYRDEQFRLTKIKDNKPYDLNLQLSSKEIKLTLIADEFSPSRLVLFKSSLEQMNPWLNTSFSGQGEFVMERDTGFIQYFYKGSAAMDNSLLPFPLQINLDIQGDDLHLRSEKLIVSTVHGAVDWRGQWVFSNGYPEGSLFINNLFVGEDKRLNGQLVLRNIDDYYSINSKKIQLNNGSEIGNLKALVYRENESFIFSLQSELNTENDRRDRLVLDGEINFDQEFQIQSSFRITDMFLSSISPFLGLPVLDTILTSYPDIQLQSEGTFSYSKDNLMVQISRLKGFLTDENRSLTLSGYFGNDTLDLYSLEMIWDQNYLLGSGKTWLQGNQITLESRWDLNDNKYEFNGIYRNGQFSLLGNYGVRIQLAEKAQSGYLGTLETTNIPLSWNGQDLIASLNLRGRYTRDNWEFFLSESRVQWLNSDFLKKPELSMTAFLAPGAVNIFSLGYSDEFSTLTGNGSFFYDIPNGIYNASLLLNDDSTGSVNESYDAFAAYNDGSLSLTMQIDQGMLDRFSFLDMRGRFDSTINFQGALDSPLIEGIVSAPGLEWHQNPFGVEGKIRLSTEKLEIHDLNIQRNNLYLTRGLGVFDLKDGSLVFTTALSNADSGEEKDSTFSLIETGLTVKADTGLSIDFKNFEVPVLTDYNGRLRIHPIKWNGLASFASKTIEFSKKGPILQGELLGDQQQFVHYNSETYDIEANLNQGFPASFHLEGNLSPDALNLNVNDLFLDLNVINYFMPKDPTLKNRYVVFLEGSRLEGRLNIQGTLADPDFSGSLKSKDLFLLTPYTDADIGEVHLDFQIKDDIVTAREFTIPVGKGALRGQGQMTMRGWGINDYNLDIRAEGSPGAPISYNAHGLNGTGAFTGQFKLHGDSSQGHFDGIVVVNELVGSLGDKTDQIIRKDNDNGYPFKLNLVIETGKNVLFVLPNPQVELVRAVAESGEIINLTIDSLNKTMSMTGGVSIRSGEIYYFDRTFQMTQGSLTFNEDENTFNPFLNIEAEIDTNDVQGDNVTIYLVYRNPILNEFTPSFRSNPSMPEDQITALFGQSLIPYGESGEADVSKLILATGGMVSQYGFVRPFEQALKNSMNLDNVTIKTEILENALLDQLNRESTVTDAGSTYSMAKYLDNTSLYLGKFAGDSLYFSAGVVVDYDQLYGLRSYMNGIDLVPDLTIEMRTPFFMVFWNYNKSNAFDIHNTDFVKNNAIGFEWRYSY, translated from the coding sequence GGGAGGAGACAGTTTCCTGGATCTGAACCGGGTGTTTACAAAGTTTATCAGAATCAGGAATTGGGATGCACAATTCCGTTCCGATCTTATGACGGTTGAGTGTTCTGGAAATAACCTGAGTCTGCGTCAGTTGGGAGATTATTTAAGAGTAAACCTGAAGGGTCATCTTTCCTATCAAACCATGAAAGACGAAGCGACTCTGAAGTATCTGACCCTTGATACCGAATTAAAAGGAACTATTCAAAACGATTTGACTGCCTTTGCCCTGGATAGTGAATTTTCTGATATTGATACTAATTTGGCCGTATTGGAGAATCAGAGACTCAACATCGGATACAGGGATGAACAGTTCCGATTGACCAAAATCAAGGATAACAAACCCTATGATCTGAATTTACAGCTGAGTTCTAAAGAGATAAAGCTGACACTTATTGCCGATGAGTTTTCACCCTCCAGACTGGTTTTATTTAAATCATCTCTGGAGCAGATGAATCCCTGGCTTAATACTTCCTTCAGTGGACAGGGTGAGTTTGTCATGGAGCGTGATACTGGATTCATTCAATACTTCTACAAAGGGAGTGCGGCGATGGATAACAGCCTGCTTCCTTTTCCCCTGCAGATCAATCTGGATATACAGGGAGATGACCTTCATCTACGCTCGGAAAAGCTGATTGTCTCGACTGTTCATGGCGCTGTCGACTGGCGTGGACAATGGGTGTTTAGTAACGGTTATCCTGAAGGAAGTTTGTTTATCAATAATCTGTTTGTCGGGGAAGATAAGAGGTTAAATGGACAGCTGGTTCTCAGGAATATTGATGATTATTATTCTATCAATTCCAAAAAAATTCAATTGAACAACGGGTCAGAGATTGGCAATCTGAAGGCCCTGGTATACAGGGAAAATGAAAGCTTCATTTTTTCTCTCCAGTCAGAATTAAATACCGAGAATGACAGGAGAGACAGGCTTGTCCTGGATGGAGAGATAAACTTTGATCAGGAATTCCAAATCCAGTCTTCCTTCAGAATCACAGACATGTTTCTGTCCAGTATTTCTCCCTTTCTGGGTCTCCCTGTTTTAGACACAATCCTGACATCCTATCCGGATATACAGCTTCAATCGGAAGGAACTTTCAGCTATTCCAAAGATAATCTGATGGTCCAGATCAGTCGGTTGAAAGGATTCCTTACTGATGAAAACAGAAGCCTGACTCTCAGCGGTTATTTCGGGAATGATACGCTGGATCTCTATTCTCTTGAGATGATCTGGGATCAGAATTATCTTTTAGGATCGGGAAAAACATGGCTTCAGGGCAATCAGATAACTCTGGAATCGCGATGGGACCTGAATGACAATAAATACGAGTTCAATGGAATTTACAGGAACGGTCAATTCTCACTCCTTGGAAATTATGGAGTCAGAATTCAATTGGCAGAAAAAGCTCAGTCCGGTTATCTGGGAACATTGGAGACGACAAACATCCCACTCTCATGGAATGGACAGGATCTTATTGCTTCCCTCAATCTTAGAGGCCGTTATACCCGGGATAACTGGGAATTCTTCTTAAGTGAATCCAGGGTGCAATGGTTAAACTCAGATTTCCTCAAAAAGCCGGAACTCTCAATGACTGCCTTTTTGGCTCCAGGGGCAGTCAATATCTTTTCACTTGGATACAGTGATGAGTTTTCGACTCTGACAGGCAACGGTTCCTTCTTTTATGATATTCCAAATGGAATATATAATGCTTCACTCCTGTTGAATGATGATAGTACTGGTTCTGTTAATGAAAGTTATGATGCCTTTGCTGCCTATAATGATGGTTCTCTGTCACTGACAATGCAGATTGATCAGGGGATGCTGGACCGTTTTTCCTTCCTGGATATGAGGGGCCGTTTTGACTCGACCATAAATTTTCAGGGTGCATTGGACAGCCCTCTGATAGAAGGGATTGTCAGTGCTCCCGGCCTGGAGTGGCATCAAAATCCCTTTGGTGTAGAAGGAAAAATCCGCTTATCCACAGAGAAACTTGAAATCCATGACCTGAATATTCAAAGAAATAATTTGTATCTAACCAGAGGCCTGGGGGTTTTTGATTTAAAAGACGGTAGCCTTGTGTTTACAACGGCTCTCAGCAATGCAGATTCTGGTGAAGAAAAGGACAGTACTTTTTCCTTGATTGAGACTGGATTGACAGTCAAGGCGGATACAGGTCTGTCTATCGATTTCAAAAACTTTGAGGTTCCCGTGCTAACAGATTATAACGGCCGTTTAAGAATCCATCCCATCAAATGGAACGGTCTGGCATCCTTTGCTTCCAAAACTATAGAATTCTCAAAAAAAGGTCCTATCCTTCAGGGGGAACTCCTGGGTGATCAGCAGCAGTTTGTTCATTATAACAGTGAAACCTACGATATTGAAGCCAATCTGAATCAAGGATTTCCCGCCTCCTTCCATCTTGAGGGGAACCTGTCTCCTGATGCGTTGAACCTAAATGTGAATGACCTTTTCCTTGATCTGAACGTTATAAATTACTTTATGCCTAAGGACCCAACTCTTAAGAATAGATATGTTGTATTCCTTGAGGGCAGCCGGTTGGAAGGCCGTCTGAATATTCAGGGAACCCTGGCAGATCCTGATTTTTCAGGAAGTCTCAAATCGAAGGACCTCTTTCTTCTGACCCCCTATACGGATGCCGATATTGGAGAAGTCCATCTGGACTTTCAAATTAAAGATGACATAGTTACAGCTCGGGAGTTTACAATTCCTGTCGGTAAGGGAGCCCTCCGGGGACAGGGCCAAATGACAATGCGCGGTTGGGGTATTAATGATTATAATCTTGACATCAGAGCTGAAGGGTCTCCCGGTGCTCCTATCTCATATAATGCTCATGGTTTGAATGGGACTGGAGCCTTTACCGGGCAGTTCAAACTTCATGGCGATTCAAGCCAGGGTCATTTTGACGGGATTGTTGTTGTCAATGAGTTAGTAGGTTCCCTGGGCGATAAAACTGACCAGATCATCAGGAAGGATAATGATAATGGATATCCCTTTAAGCTGAACCTTGTCATTGAAACAGGTAAAAATGTGCTTTTTGTACTGCCCAATCCCCAGGTTGAGTTAGTCAGAGCTGTTGCCGAGTCTGGTGAGATCATAAACCTGACCATTGATTCATTAAATAAAACCATGTCCATGACCGGGGGAGTCAGTATAAGATCGGGTGAAATCTATTATTTTGACAGAACTTTTCAGATGACCCAAGGGTCTTTAACATTCAATGAAGATGAGAATACCTTCAATCCCTTCTTGAATATTGAAGCGGAAATTGATACAAACGATGTTCAAGGTGACAATGTAACCATCTATCTGGTTTATAGGAATCCTATCCTGAATGAGTTCACACCCAGTTTCAGGTCGAATCCATCCATGCCGGAGGATCAGATTACCGCCCTCTTTGGACAGAGTCTGATCCCCTATGGGGAATCGGGGGAAGCCGATGTATCAAAGCTCATCCTGGCAACGGGGGGAATGGTTAGTCAATATGGTTTTGTCAGGCCCTTTGAACAGGCCCTGAAGAACTCTATGAATCTGGATAATGTGACAATAAAAACGGAAATACTGGAAAATGCACTTCTTGACCAGTTAAACCGTGAAAGTACTGTTACCGATGCCGGTTCTACATACAGTATGGCAAAGTATTTGGATAATACGAGTCTATATCTGGGTAAATTCGCGGGAGATTCACTTTACTTTTCGGCAGGTGTGGTTGTTGATTATGATCAACTGTATGGTTTAAGATCCTATATGAACGGGATTGATCTTGTACCGGACCTTACAATTGAGATGAGAACTCCCTTTTTTATGGTCTTTTGGAATTATAATAAGAGTAATGCCTTCGATATTCATAATACTGATTTCGTTAAGAATAATGCAATCGGTTTTGAATGGCGGTATTCCTACTGA